In the Merismopedia glauca CCAP 1448/3 genome, one interval contains:
- a CDS encoding Uma2 family endonuclease codes for MTLLRPHLRGTSCRAFVSDMKVKVKVAKADIFYYPDLVVTCDPEDNEKYFKTRPSLIIEVLSNSTKTIDKREKRTNYRSLDSLQEYVLVSQDKIQVEVYRKDSEGNWSVQTLKNSNDKVYLESVDLTLTMTEIYEDVFRV; via the coding sequence TTGACCTTATTGCGTCCACACTTGCGGGGAACTTCATGTCGGGCTTTTGTTTCGGATATGAAAGTCAAAGTTAAAGTAGCCAAAGCTGATATCTTTTACTATCCAGATCTAGTTGTTACTTGCGATCCAGAAGATAATGAAAAGTATTTTAAAACTCGCCCTAGCTTAATTATAGAAGTGCTATCTAATAGCACAAAAACTATAGACAAACGGGAAAAAAGAACTAACTACCGCAGCTTAGACAGCTTACAAGAGTATGTATTAGTCTCTCAAGATAAAATTCAAGTAGAAGTCTACCGCAAAGACTCTGAAGGTAATTGGTCGGTACAAACTTTAAAGAATAGCAATGACAAAGTTTATTTAGAATCGGTCGATTTAACACTAACCATGACAGAGATTTACGAGGATGTTTTTAGGGTTTAA